The nucleotide window ATCCGTAGTTGATTTAACAACGGGAACTCTGTTCTGCTTCGATTGCACCATCAGTTTTGCGGCCTTTATAATATCCATATCCGGAGTGACTGTAGGGGATTGGCTTGCATACCCGCCTACTGTGACATTCGAGCGTGTAGAGGTAATCCTCAAGATATCCTGGTCACTCAGCATTCCCACAAGCCTGTTCTCTTCGTCAACAACAACAAGACTTCGAAGAAGGTAATCGCGCATCAGCTGACGGGCACGAGTCACAAACTCTCCTTCTTTGATACTCACAGGCTCATCTGTCATAATCTCACTAACGTTCACTATATACCTCCTTATACTCTCTTTAAAAAAGATGTCTCTGGAAATCGATATCTAAAGATTGTGAGTTATTCGTAGTCTTCGCCTTCTTCCTGCCTGCAGTTTCTGCATAAATATTTACCGTGTACATACTTGAGGTCAACGGAAAAAACTAAACAGGATTCACATATACCAGTTATAAAATCCTCTAAATCTTCTGAAATCTCTTCTCTTGAGGGAATGGAGAATAGGGCTTCTCTATTCATATCAACAAGGTTTCTGAGGATAGTATCAATTCCGGGTGTTATTGCCAGGATATCAGTATTCGAAATTATTCCTATTACTGTCCTATCTTTCAGGACTGGCAGTCTTTTGATATTAGCTTTTAACATAATTTCGGAAGCTTCTGCAATACTTTTTTCGGGTTCTATGGTTATGAGAGGACTCGAAAAAATGTCCTTCGCTTCCACTTCACTTGGTTTTTTATTCTCTGTAACAATATTTTTAACAATATCCCTTTCAGTTATAATCCCTATAGCTTTATCATTCTCTGTGACGATAACACTACCTGCATCACGACTGACCATTTCTCTTGCAATAGAAGGAATATCTGAGTTGATATCCATTACTATTACTGCTTTATTCATAGCCCTAGTAACCGAAACTTTATTGATGTCTCTGTTATGAATGCCGGCATATTTTCCCCTGTCAGCATCTATGTCCTTTTCGTGCCGACAGTTTCCGCATAAGTATCTGCCATCTACATACCTGAGGTCAATGGAAGTAGAACCACACAATTCACATACATTCATTCTGGAATTTTCTAAATCTGGAATCTCATCTCTCGAGGGAATAGAGAGTAGGGCCTCTCTGTTCATATCAATAAGATCTCGAAGAATAGTATTAAGTCCAGGTGCTACCATCAGGATATCTGTATTCGAAATTACTCCTATTACTGTCCTATCTTTCAGGACTGGTAGTCTTTTAATTCTTGCTTTTAGCATGATTTCGGAAGCTTCTATTATGTTATTTTCAGGCTCTATGGTTATAAGAGGACTTGAGAGGACTTCTTTCGCTTCCACTTCACTTGGTTTTTTATTCTCTGTAACAATATTTTTAACAATATCCCTTTCAGTTATGATCCCCATAGCTTTACCATTTTCTGTGACGATAACGCTTCCTGCATCACGACTGGCTATTTCTCTTGCAATAGAAGGAATATCTGAGTTGATATCCATTACTATTACTGCTTTGTTCATAACCTCAGCAACTGAGAGTTCTCTTTCAATCTCTTTATTGTGAATGCCAGCATATTTTCCCCTGTCAGCATCTATGTCCTTTTCAGGTCCATCTGCCATCTACTGCCATTCCCCCTTTGTCCTTTATGTCGGCAATTAATAATATAAAGTTCACAGTATAAAATTCACAGTATAAAAAGCCAAAATGTAGAATTTACGATATAAATTTACGATTGAAGTTTTTTAAGTATCCACTTTCTAGAAAACGTTCCATGTTGGTTTAGTTTTCCTTCCAGTCTATACTCTGAAATTATTAGTTTTTTAAAGACAATACTGCGGCGAAGCTCGTTATCCCGAATTTGTTTTTGTCAGCATCCTCTAAGATGTTTTCCCCATAATTTTCGGATTTTTTTACAGCATTTATATATACGAGTCAATGGTACATAATGATAACGGCATTTTGCTTTTTTCATAAAACACATAAAACTTTATAAAATCAAGGACATTCACTTTAAATCTCCAGTTAGCTTGTTTCTGGTGAATTCATAGTAAAAAAATTTATAGCACGCACACAGGAATTTTTTAAGTACCCCTTTGTTTCCACTGGAGATTTTTGCTGAGAATGAAAAATGCTCCATTATCTGGAAGAAGTATTAGAAAGAAGTGCAGAAGAGAAGTATATCTTAGAAAACAGGTTTATACAGTTTAAAAAAATCAAAATTATATTTGTAATGCTTTCTATTTTTCTCACAGTAAATTTTTCAGACCCCTTTATTTCCACTGGAAAACACTTCACAAGCTTTTACCGCGAAAAGCATGGTTTAAGAAATAAACCAGAAAGAAGACACTGAAAAAGGATAACGATTAAAGCATAAAAAGGATAACGATTAGAACATAAAAAGGATAACGATTAAAGCATAAAAAGGAATAAAGATTAGAGCATAATTACTCTGCTCCGATTCCCGATGCTAAGTTCAATTTCTTCGTTCAGACCATACTTCGCGTAAGCATTAATTATCTGGATTTCGGAGTCAATATCAAGATCTTCGATCACATAAGCCTGTTCTCCCCAGAGAGTTATCTTTATGCTGCCAGTTTCGTCCTTTAATCGAAGGTTTGCAACTACATTCTCGGTTCCGTCTTCCCTTTCAAACTCTTTGAGTTCCCCTATTTCGGAAACCTTACCCTGAACCGAATAGCTTTCCCCAGGGATAATATCAGCAATATCCGTAAACTTTTCTTTGTACTCAATTTCCTTTTCACTCTTCTGGATTATTCCTCGGCCTCCCAGGTTGAGTTCTATCTGCTGGCTGAATGCATTTTCCCGAGAGTAAGCATGAAGTACTTCTATGGTCTCGTCAAAATCGACTTCATCCAGAAAACTGGTTTTTTCATCCCATAGAGTCAGTCTGATTTTTCCAGTGGAATCTCCAAGAAGAAGATTTCCAACTCTTCCGGTAGACCCGTCTTTTTTCTCAAAAGTCCGGATTTCTCCTATATCGAGTACTCTACCTGAAATGTTTATATTGCTCATATCAGCCCTGATGTCCTCAATTGGAATAAATTCCTCTTCGTACTCGACTTTTTTCTCACTTTTCCTTATTATGCTTCGATTTCCTACCTGTAGTTCAACTTTCTGAGTAAAGGCGTTCTCTCGCGCATAAGCATTGACCAGTTCAATAGTGTCTCCGTATTCTACCTGGTTCAGGAATTCGGTTCTGTCGTCCCAAAGGGTTACTCTGACTGTGCCTGTACTATCCCCGAGAAGCAGGTTTCCTACCTGTCCGCTAGTGCCATCTTTCCGCTGGAAAGTTCTTACATCTGAAATTTCCAGGATTTTTCCTGTTAAATTGAGATCTCCCATACCGTCTTTTATATCCTTTATTTTCTGGCTGCTGGCAGCCACATCGATTTCTTCTTCGCTCTCGGCCAGGACTCCGTTATTTCCTACATTGACCTCTACTCCTGAGTATCCCTGCTTCGCATAACCGCTAACCTGAAGAGTTTGCCCTACTTTGATTTTTTCAGCTTTTATAAGATCTGCCATGTTATCCCAGAGCGTTATCCTGATCTTTCCTGTTTCATCTCCAACAATTATATTTCCGACTCTACCTATCGTCCCATCATTTCGAGTAAATTCTTTGGTGTCGAAAACCGACACAACTTTTGCAACAAAATTTATTTGTCCGCTTTCAGCTGTAATGTTTTCAATTTTCACACTGTCCCGACCTACATCTGAAAACCCAAGTTCGTTGGCAACTAGCATGGCAGCCATGGGTTCATCGCAAAGCCCTCCCATGCTTTCGACCTTTTCCTGTACATGCTGCAGGAAGTCTTCTTTACTGATAACGTGGCTGAGCTTCTTATAGATTGATTCGATATCTGTCATATTATCCCCTTAATGTATAATTTCTGTTTTCAGTGTCTATTATTTGCTTCAACTCTAAGTAATAATTGTTAGTATGTTGCTACCTTGAATCCAGTTCATCATTATAGTATAAAATTCAAAAGCTGTTTTAAGAGACCAGTAAATTGCAGCTAGTAAATATAAATTTACAAACCTGAGCACATTAATTCTTAAATCGCGTCATTTAATGAGTGATAAAAACGGTAATAATCAAATATCTTGTGAAGTCTCTTTTATTCTTTTTGATTTTAAATTCCAGCTATTTTAAGCTTTATTTTTATAAGTTTAATTTTCTAATAAGTTTAATTTTCTAATAAGTTTAATTTTCTAATTTTAATTTTCTAATAAGTTTAATTTTCTAAGTTGTGTTTTGTGTTCCTTTTCTTTCAGCCTCGGTAACGTACTGCAAGCAGTCCACCAATTTTTCTACTATAAAGCTTGCGGATTATAACCTGACAGTAAGTTTGAAATTAAGTCCACAAATATTCCTCAATAGACTTTAAATTGAATTTCAACCGGAAATTAAGGCTCTAACAATCCTTTTCAAAGTTCTGGTAAGACACTTTAAATATAGCTATCGTAAAGTTACTTTAAATAGGGCTGTCGTAAAATTACTTTAGGTATATACGCTACGGGTATGCAAGCGGTCCTACTAAAAATTACCGTGTACCTGATGAAAGTATTTCTCAACAAAGTAGATCAATATAATAAACTATGCTCATGCTTATCTGTTATGCTTCTTTCAGGCTTTCAAGCTAAAAGATAATCTAAAATTAAAGCTTGATGCTTGATGTTTTTCTATTTCTCCTTGGTCATCCTGTTAAAGAATTAACAGGCTTCCTGTTCTACAAAAAGCCAGGGAATAAATCGGGGTAGAGGATAATTGAGAGACATAAAATTTTAGCTTTGTAGCTTTGTCAAAACAAACTTAAAACAAACCTTATTTATAGTAAAGTTTCGTTATGTACGTGATACCATGATTCGAAAATGCACTGAGCACGGCTATTTTAGAGGAGGCAGCTGTCTGCAGTGTAAACGCCCTGGAAGATACCTGCTGGACGATAACAAGGAAGAAAAGCTTGGTAGGTTTGTATCTGGTACGCTCCGGCATTTTCCAGAATCTGCAGGAGTTGAAATGGACAGATTCGGCTGGGTCAATATCAATGCTTTCTGTGACGTTATGAGAAAGCGATACAGCTGGATGAGGAAGGAGTACCTTTACGCGCTTGTAGAGTCTGATGAAAAAGGAAGGTACGAGATCCGCAATTCAAGAATCAGGGCACGTTACGGGCACTCTGTCAACATTGATCTGGATTATAGGGAAAGCGATTCTCAATATCTGTATTATGGGGCAAGCCCTGAAGAAGTTGATGTCTTGCTGGAGAACGGAATTTTTCCAATAAAGCAAAGATATGTTCACCTCAGCACTTCGTATGAAAAAGCAGTAGAAGTGGCTCTTATTCATACTGAAAGTCCTGTTATCCTTCAAATCGACGCCTTTAAAGCTCAAGAAGATGGGATCTCTCTCAAGCTTGCAACTGATGACATCGTACTTGCGGAAAAAATACCTTCTGAATACCTCTTTGTCGTTGAAGATTGATTTTGAAGGTGCCCTTCAAAGAATAGTTTTAAGACACTTATTATTAAACTTCCAGTAAATTATTTGTAATACTTTTCTTTCTTTCCCCTCTTCTTTTCTTTCTTCTTTTCTTTCTTTCCCTTCTCCTTTTCTTTCTTCTTTTCTTTCTTTCCCTTCTCCTTTTCTTTTCTCTTTTACCTCTTGTTCTTCTTTTCCGTATCTACCTTTCCTATTTTCTTTCAACTCACGCACACTTCAAAAAGCCCTTCTTTTTTTTCTATCCTGAAGTTAACATCCAGAAACTGTTCAGTAACCCAAATATTTGTCTTAGTGTGAAGAGAGAGTTCACGGACAGTGTAAGAACTATTTCCTGCAAGAGCCATGTACGGTATTAGCTGGTCTGCCAGATATGTGTCAACAGAAGCTCCTGATCTAAGTTCAAGAATAATTTCGTCTGCAGCATATTTACCCACTTTTTCTGCTGGGAGTCCTCTTTTCCCAAGGGCACTCCCACCCATATAGCCTGTCCAGAGAGTTATCCCGCTTCCAGTGGAAAAAGCTTCAAAGGATTGAGTTTCAATTTGAGATGGGTATCCGGCTTCTATTAATCTTGTACTGGCAGCTTCGGCCTGGCGTAAAGGTACATGAGCCGGAAGATTTGAAGCATGAGAAATTCCCTTGATCTCTTCTTCTTGTTCTTCTTTTAAAAAATGAAAACCTCGTAGCCTGCACGGTTTAAAATAAGCCGAAACTTTTCCTCCCCCTTTAGGGTAGTACCCGTGTTCTTTCAGGGTTACACTGCCTGAGTATCCAAGTTGCTTCAGAGCGCTAAAGGTAACATGCTGCAGGTAATCCATTGTCGGAGACCAGGCAACGTCAGTTCCCCCTTTTATCGTTAGTTCGACTTCCTCTTTCGCAAAAGGCAGGGCTGGCATAATGCACTGGAGAAACAAGGTTATGCTTCCTGCAGTCCCGATATCAATATCATACTTACCCCCCTTTATTTCAACTGGAACAAAAGAAAGTTCAGTAGAGCCTGGAAAAAGTCCCGAGATCTGAGCTTGACAGATCTTGGCCGCTGTTTCCAGAGCCTTTAAATGCTGTTGTTTCAGGCCAGGATTTGGCCGGTTTTTCCTGATATTCGTAACTCTGATCCCTTTTCCAGTAACTGCGGAAAGAGCAACAGCCGTTCTGACCAACTGCCCTCCTCCTTCACCATAAGAGCCGTCGATTTCTAACATTTGCTTCTCCCACATTTTCTTGATTTCATCTTACGTTATCCGACTGCCTTTCTTTTGTTTTCTTTTTCACCTTTCTTCTGTTTTCTTTTTCACCTTTCTTCTGTTTTCTTTTTCACCTTTCTTCTGTTTTCTTTTTCACCTTTCTTCTGTTTTCTTTTTCACCTTTCTTCTGTTTCCTTTTTTACTTTTCTTCTGTTTCCTTCCTTTCTTTTTTATTTCGGATTGCAGCTTTTACAGCTGGTCTGAGAGGGTCCACAAGCATAGAGACGGGTGGTGCATAGCAAGTTTCCAGGTCAAGAAGGTCTCTAATTGTAGTTGTCTTGCGAATTGCAAGAGAAAAGGTATCGATTCTTTCCTTTATCCCTTCTCCTCCGGCAAGCTGTGCACCTACCAGAACATCGTCTTTAAACAGAAGTTTAATGTACAGATCTTTCCAGCCCGGATAATAGGAAGCTCTTGTACGCCCAGCGGAGAATCCTGTGCTTATCTTTATTCCGTGGCTTTGAGCCTCTTTTGAGGTAATACCAACTCCGCCAAATTGTAAGTCTCCTGCCACGGCTACCCAGGGATTGACAAGCGGCCCGAGTGGAGTATATTTTCCTGTGATATTATTGCCGATTATGTCGGCCATATGCCTAGCTGTTGTACCCAGCTGACCTAATTTTGCTTCTCCTGTTATAAGGTCTATTACCTCTACACATTCCCCACCTGCATACACGTAGGGAAGAAATTCTTCTCCTGCCTTATTTCTTGCCTTAACCTGGAGCATTTCATTTACAATTATTCCTCCTGCCTTTCCGATTTCGATACCAGCATCCAGGGCAAGGGATATCTCAGGTCTAACTCCACTTGCAAGAAGTACAAGATCTGCAGGAAGCTGCCTATTCCCTACATATAGTGTTTTTTCTTTCCGGAAATTTTCAGGAAAAGCTGCAGGCTCCCCAGAAACGACTTCAATCCCTAGACTTTTCAAATGTTCTCTTACGATTTCGGAAATGTCTGGGTCCAGTTGTCTGGAAAGCAGGTTTTTACTTCGGCTTATGAGGTAGGTTTTAATTCCCCTTCTTGAAAGTGCCACTGCACACTCTATTCCTATTGTCCCTCCACCTATTATGCAG belongs to Methanosarcina barkeri 3 and includes:
- the rtcA gene encoding RNA 3'-terminal phosphate cyclase; translation: MLEIDGSYGEGGGQLVRTAVALSAVTGKGIRVTNIRKNRPNPGLKQQHLKALETAAKICQAQISGLFPGSTELSFVPVEIKGGKYDIDIGTAGSITLFLQCIMPALPFAKEEVELTIKGGTDVAWSPTMDYLQHVTFSALKQLGYSGSVTLKEHGYYPKGGGKVSAYFKPCRLRGFHFLKEEQEEEIKGISHASNLPAHVPLRQAEAASTRLIEAGYPSQIETQSFEAFSTGSGITLWTGYMGGSALGKRGLPAEKVGKYAADEIILELRSGASVDTYLADQLIPYMALAGNSSYTVRELSLHTKTNIWVTEQFLDVNFRIEKKEGLFEVCVS
- a CDS encoding RNA 2'-phosphotransferase, producing the protein MIRKCTEHGYFRGGSCLQCKRPGRYLLDDNKEEKLGRFVSGTLRHFPESAGVEMDRFGWVNINAFCDVMRKRYSWMRKEYLYALVESDEKGRYEIRNSRIRARYGHSVNIDLDYRESDSQYLYYGASPEEVDVLLENGIFPIKQRYVHLSTSYEKAVEVALIHTESPVILQIDAFKAQEDGISLKLATDDIVLAEKIPSEYLFVVED
- a CDS encoding NAD(P)/FAD-dependent oxidoreductase; protein product: MGSDFGTENTIHETRKPAEIDGKFQEAVSAQKLEEDPVKVVIIGGGACGMAVATKIRRQSDFKITVISRDSHTAYSHCGIPFVLGREIESFEKLIVKPKDFFKRNQIDVRLNECASSIDLDLKVVRTGEGIYPFDKLVIATGSLPFIPLTGSTNILPYGVFTLRSLDDGVLFEKALETVKRVCIIGGGTIGIECAVALSRRGIKTYLISRSKNLLSRQLDPDISEIVREHLKSLGIEVVSGEPAAFPENFRKEKTLYVGNRQLPADLVLLASGVRPEISLALDAGIEIGKAGGIIVNEMLQVKARNKAGEEFLPYVYAGGECVEVIDLITGEAKLGQLGTTARHMADIIGNNITGKYTPLGPLVNPWVAVAGDLQFGGVGITSKEAQSHGIKISTGFSAGRTRASYYPGWKDLYIKLLFKDDVLVGAQLAGGEGIKERIDTFSLAIRKTTTIRDLLDLETCYAPPVSMLVDPLRPAVKAAIRNKKERKETEEK
- a CDS encoding cyclic nucleotide-binding/CBS domain-containing protein, producing the protein MADGPEKDIDADRGKYAGIHNKEIERELSVAEVMNKAVIVMDINSDIPSIAREIASRDAGSVIVTENGKAMGIITERDIVKNIVTENKKPSEVEAKEVLSSPLITIEPENNIIEASEIMLKARIKRLPVLKDRTVIGVISNTDILMVAPGLNTILRDLIDMNREALLSIPSRDEIPDLENSRMNVCELCGSTSIDLRYVDGRYLCGNCRHEKDIDADRGKYAGIHNRDINKVSVTRAMNKAVIVMDINSDIPSIAREMVSRDAGSVIVTENDKAIGIITERDIVKNIVTENKKPSEVEAKDIFSSPLITIEPEKSIAEASEIMLKANIKRLPVLKDRTVIGIISNTDILAITPGIDTILRNLVDMNREALFSIPSREEISEDLEDFITGICESCLVFSVDLKYVHGKYLCRNCRQEEGEDYE
- a CDS encoding OB-fold nucleic acid binding domain-containing protein; protein product: MTDIESIYKKLSHVISKEDFLQHVQEKVESMGGLCDEPMAAMLVANELGFSDVGRDSVKIENITAESGQINFVAKVVSVFDTKEFTRNDGTIGRVGNIIVGDETGKIRITLWDNMADLIKAEKIKVGQTLQVSGYAKQGYSGVEVNVGNNGVLAESEEEIDVAASSQKIKDIKDGMGDLNLTGKILEISDVRTFQRKDGTSGQVGNLLLGDSTGTVRVTLWDDRTEFLNQVEYGDTIELVNAYARENAFTQKVELQVGNRSIIRKSEKKVEYEEEFIPIEDIRADMSNINISGRVLDIGEIRTFEKKDGSTGRVGNLLLGDSTGKIRLTLWDEKTSFLDEVDFDETIEVLHAYSRENAFSQQIELNLGGRGIIQKSEKEIEYKEKFTDIADIIPGESYSVQGKVSEIGELKEFEREDGTENVVANLRLKDETGSIKITLWGEQAYVIEDLDIDSEIQIINAYAKYGLNEEIELSIGNRSRVIML